The Acropora palmata chromosome 10, jaAcrPala1.3, whole genome shotgun sequence genome contains a region encoding:
- the LOC141894460 gene encoding uncharacterized protein LOC141894460, whose product MSVSAEEQTRLCGHKWHISRLEFSPGGLHLASASWDKTVRIWDLSTLESIFVLRHHRNPVTCLSWQPTFGGVGVLGLLASGSADNTVALWNGETGKLRKTFSYHKGWVLGTSFSSDGSLLASASWDKSVCVVDARTGQLVHKCVGHSTGVWTCSFQTGSSSTDLLCSGADDGSLKIWDTRTGYSVASLVGAHDDSVKSCAWSPDGGYIASGATDNKIALWEPRSGTLLSKIRGHEDAVNELQFYPLVSNKSVPIIFSVGDSSCRVWHPLRKHNKQLQIIKQHKLGAEVESLALSPDGSLLATGARDKDIILSSLDVSLTEVDALPIEEQNEAAINYGATLWKKYTKKVMQKINTKTASLGDDFEAPQGNPKDTASLVGHAVHRAENKTKDNDILKETPANSSGVSGIRESNDIFKEQRARLRKSSPADIGITNELDSEGLSEGIHIDQKPKLRKSFPQSSNAVTINHIGNQYNEVHKKLVPEDSHSTKVRVNGHNSVVDINSNHSWVVVENGEVRLRGNGYQSFGESSSASSSNYCADVEDSVKDIYDYEDARF is encoded by the exons ATGAGTGTTTCAGCTGAGGAACAAACACGTCTTTGTGGACACAAATGGCATATTTCTCGACTTGAATTTAGTCCTGGAGGCTTGCATTTGGCTTCGGCAAGCTGGGACAAGACAGTACGAATATGGGATCTCAGTACACTGGAATCTATCTTCGTCCTTCGACACCATCGAAATCCTGTAACGTGCTTATCTTGGCAGCCGACATTCGGCGGAGTCGGGGTTCTTGGCTTACTTGCTTCAGGCTCGGCTGATAACACGGTCGCTTTGTGGAACGGAGAAACGGGTAAATTACGCAAAACATTTTCGTATCACAAGGGATGGGTATTGGGAACTTCGTTTTCAAGTGATGGGAGCTTGTTGGCCTCTGCAAGCTGGGACAAAAGCGTTTGCGTCGTGGATGCGCGTACTGGACAACTGGTTCACAAATGCGTTGGTCATTCGACAGGTGTATGGACTTGCTCGTTTCAAACGGGTAGCAGTTCAACAGATCTGCTGTGTTCTGGCGCAGACGATGGATCTTTAAAGATATGGGACACAAGAACTGGTTATTCCGTGGCGTCCTTAGTAGGGGCACACGATGACAGCGTAAAATCGTGTGCTTGGTCGCCTGATGGTGGGTATATCGCTTCTGGAGCGACAGATAATAAG ATTGCGTTATGGGAGCCGAGGAGTGGAACATTGTTGAGCAAAATCCGAGGACATGAGGATGCTGTCAATGAATTGCAATTTTATCCATTAGTCAGCAACAAGTCTGTGccaattattttttctgtgGGTGATAGCAGCTGTCGTGTGTGGCATCCACTAAGAAAGCACAACAAACAGCTTCAGATAATCAAGCAACACAAGCTTGGTGCAGAG gtgGAGTCTCTTGCATTATCTCCAGATGGGTCACTCTTGGCCACAGGAGCACGGGATAAAGATATCATTTTGTCATCACTCGATGTGTCATTGACAGAAGTTGATGCACTTCCGATTGAAGAACAAAATGAAGCAGCCATAAATTATGGTGCCACACTTTGGAAGAAATACACAAAGAAAGTTATGCAAAAGATTAATACCA AGACAGCTTCTTTAGGGGATGATTTTGAGGCACCACAGGGAAATCCAAAGGACACAGCATCATTGGTTGGTCATGCTGTGCACAGAGcagaaaacaagacaaagGATAACGACATTCTGAAAGAAACTCCTGCAAATTCTTCTGGTGTCAGTGGAATTAGAGAATCAAATGACATTTTCAAGGAGCAAAGAGCTCGACTGCGTAAGAGTTCACCAGCTGACATTGGTATCACAAATGAATTGGACAGTGAGGGTCTCTCAGAGGGAATTCATATTGACCAAAAGCCCAAATTGCGCAAAAGTTTCCCACAAAGTAGCAATGCTGTTACTATTAACCATATTGGAAACCAATACAATGAAGTCCATAAAAAACTGGTACCAGAAGACAGTCACTCAACTAAGGTTCGCGTTAATGGACATAATAGTGTCGTGGACATCAACAGCAACCATTCCTGGGTGGTAGTTGAAAATGGAGAGGTTCGACTCAGGGGAAATGGATATCAAAGTTTTGGAGAGAGTTCTAGTGCAAGTAGCAGCAATTACTGTGCTGATGTTGAAGACTCGGTCAAAGATATCTATGACTATGAAGATGCCAGATTCTAG